In the Quercus lobata isolate SW786 chromosome 5, ValleyOak3.0 Primary Assembly, whole genome shotgun sequence genome, one interval contains:
- the LOC115988819 gene encoding calcium permeable stress-gated cation channel 1, whose translation MATLGDIGVSAAINILSAFIFLLAFAFLRLQPFNDRVYFPKWYLRNLRTDPTTSGTFVSKFVNLDFRSYIRFLNWMPDALKMPEPALIEHAGLDSAVYLRIYLLGLKIFVPIALLAWSILVPVNWTNSTLEDATKVSNVTASNIDKLSISNIPTGSQRFWSHILMAYAFTFWTCYVLMKEYETVALMRLQFLASEKRRPDQFTVLVRNVPSDPDESTSELVEHFFLVNHPDHYLTHQVVYDANKLDKLVKKKKKLQNWLVYYQNKYTRKSSQRPFMKTGFLGLWGKKVDAIDHHESEVEKLSKEIAVERERITNNPKSIMPAAFVSFKTRWGAAVCAQTQQSKNPTIWLTEWAPEPRDVYWPNLAIPYVSLTVRRLIVAVAFFFLTFFFMIPIAFVQSLATIEGIEKAAPFLKSVIEMSFIKSVIQGFLPGIALKLFLIFLPAILMFMSKFEGFNSLSSLERRSASRYYLFNFVNVFLGSIIAGSAFEQLDTFIHQSASEIPKTIGVAIPMRATFFITYIMVDGWAGIAGEILMLKPLIMYHLKNFFLVKTEKDREEAMDPGSLGFNTGEPRIQFYFLLGLVYATVTPIILPFIIIFFGLAYVVFRHQIINVYNQDYESAAAFWPDVHGRVISALVISQVLLMGLMSTKEAAQSTPFLIALPILTIWFSRFCKGRYEAAFVIYPLQEAMMKDTLERAKEPNLNLKGYLQNTYLHPVFKASEDEEDDEINDDKWENESVIVPTKRQSRRNTPAASKISGASSPPSLPEAVQELPQP comes from the exons ATGGCTACACTTGGAGATATTGGAGTTTCAGCAGCTATCAACATTCTCAGTGCATTCATTTTCCTTTTGGCATTCGCCTTTTTAAGGCTTCAACCTTTCAATGATAGAGTGTACTTCCCAAAGTGGTACCTTAGGAATTTAAGAACAGATCCAACAACATCCGGAACATTTGTAAGCAAGTTTGTGAACCTGGACTTTAGGTCATATATAAGGTTTTTGAATTGGATGCCAGACGCACTGAAAATGCCGGAACCTGCACTCATTGAGCATGCTGGACTGGATTCTGCTGTTTACTTGCGGATTTACCTGTTAGG ACTTAAGATCTTTGTTCCTATAGCCTTGCTTGCATGGTCTATCTTGGTGCCAGTTAACTGGACAAATAGCACTTTAGAGGATGCAACCAAGGTCTCCAATGTAACTGCTAGCAACATCGATAAGCTCTCTATTTCAAATATCCCAACTGGATCACAAAG GTTTTGGAGTCATATATTGATGGCATATGCCTTTACCTTTTGGACATGCTATGTGTTGATGAAGGAGTATGAGACCGTTGCCTTAATGCGGTTGCAGTTTCTTGCATCAGAAAAACGCCGCCCAGATCAATTCACT GTCCTTGTCAGAAATGTTCCATCTGACCCTGATGAATCTACAAGTGAGCTCGTGGAGCATTTTTTCCTAGTCAACCATCCGGATCACTATCTTACTCATCAG GTGGTATATGATGCAAACAAGCTTGACAAACTggtcaagaagaagaaaaaattgcaGAACTGGCTTGTTTACTACCAAAATAAATATACTAGAAAAAGTTCTCAGAGGCCCTTCATGAAG ACTGGTTTTCTTGGGCTATGGGGAAAAAAAGTGGATGCAATTGATCATCATGAGTCTGAAGTTGAGAAACTGTCAAAAGAA ATAGCTGTAGAGAGGGAAAGAATTACAAACAATCCAAAATCTATCATGCCTGCAGCATTTGTTTCTTTCAAAACTCGTTGGGGAGCTGCTGTTTGTGCGCAAACTCAACAATCCAAAAACCCAACTATTTGGTTAACGGAGTGGGCTCCAGAGCCACGTGATGTATATTGGCCAAACCTGGCTATTCCATATGTTTCCCTCACAGTTAGAAGGCTGATTGTAGCTGTTGcatttttcttcttgacctTCTTTTTCATGATCCCCATTGCATTTGTACAATCTCTTGCAACTATCGAGGGCATTGAGAAAGCTGCCCCATTCTTGAAAAGTGTTATTGAAAT GAGTTTCATTAAATCAGTCATCCAAGGTTTTCTACCTGGGATTGCATTGAAGTTATTCCTTATCTTTCTGCCAGCTATATTGATGTTCATGTCTAAGTTTGAAGGATTTAATTCTCTATCATCTCTAGAGAGGAGATCGGCCTCTAGATATTATCTTTTCAACTTTGTAAATGTATTCCTCGGGAGCATAATTGCTGGAAGTGCATTTGAACAGCTAGATACATTTATTCACCAATCAGCAAGCGA GATTCCTAAAACAATAGGCGTGGCAATTCCAATGAGAGCAACTTTCTTCATAACTTATATTATGGTTGATGGATGGGCTGGTATAGCTGGGGAAATTCTAATGTTGAAACCTCTTATAATGTATCACTTGAAGAATTTCTTTTTGGTGAAGACAGAAAAGGATAGGGAGGAGGCAATGGATCCAGGAAGTCTTGGTTTCAACACAGGAGAACCCCGTATACAATTCTATTTCCTGCTGGGCCTTGTGTATGCTACAGTGACACCTATTATACTTCCTTTCATAATCATTTTCTTCGGCCTGGCTTATGTTGTATTCCGTCATCAG ATCATAAATGTTTATAACCAAGACTATGAGAGTGCTGCGGCATTTTGGCCTGATGTCCATGGGCGTGTTATAAGTGCGTTGGTCATTTCACAAGTGCTTCTAATGGGACTGATGAGCACAAAAGAAGCTGCCCAGTCAACCCCATTTCTCATTGCACTTCCAATTCTAACCATATGGTTCAGTAGGTTCTGCAAAGGCCGATATGAAGCAGCATTTGTCATATATCCACTACAG GAAGCAATGATGAAAGATACTTTAGAACGGGCAAAGGAACCAAACCTGAACTTGAAAGGCTATCttcaaaatacatatttacATCCAGTTTTTAAAGCTAGCGAAGacgaagaagatgatgaaattAATGATGACAAATGGGAGAATGAGAGTGTGATTGTGCCTACAAAACGCCAGTCCCGAAGGAATACACCAGCTGCCAGCAAAATTAGTGGTGCATCTTCCCCCCCATCTCTGCCTGAGGCTGTTCAAGAGCTTCCACAGCCCTAA